The window GGCGCAGGTCCGCGCGGAGGCCGAGCGCCGCGGGCTGCCCGTGGCGCACAAGCCCGACAGCCACGACATCTGCTTCATCCCCGACGGCGACACCCGCGGGTTCCTGGCCGACAAGCTCGGTGAGGTCCCCGGCGAGGTCGTGGACGAGGACGGGCAGGTGCTCGGGACCCACTCCGGCACCTACGGCTTCACCGTCGGCCAGCGCAAGGGCCTGGGGATCTCCCGGCCCGCGCCCGACGGCCGGCCCCGGTACGTGCTGAGCATCGAGCCCGTGCGCCGCACGGTCACGGTCGGCCCGGCCGAGCGGCTCGCGGTGGCCGCGCTGCGCGCGGTGGACCCGGTGTGGAACTGCCCCGCGCCGCAGGGCCCCGTCGAGGTCCACGTCCAGGTCCGCGCCCACGGCGACCCCGTGCCGGCCGTGGCCGAGCTGCGCGGCCCCGAGCTGCACGTGCAGCTGCGCACGCCGCTGACCGGGGTCGCCCCCGGCCAGACGGTCGCGGTCTACAGCGGGACGCGGGTGCTGGGCTCGGCGACCATCGCGGGGACGACCTCCGCGGCCGGTGCGGGGACCAGCGCCGGGACGAGCGCGGGGACCTCCGTCGAGACCTCCTGAGCCGGCTGCGGCCGGGCGTACAGGAACCCCTGCGCGTAGGTGCAGCTGAGGTCGCGCAGCACCTGGGCCTGCTGCTCGGTCTCCACGCCCTCGGCGACGACGTCCAGGCCGAGGCTGCGGGCGAGTTCGATGATGGTCGAGACCAGCGTCGTCGCCGACCCGCCGAGGGCGAGGTCGCTGATGAACGACCGGTCGATCTTGACCGTGTCGACGGGCAGCCGGCGCAGGTACGACAGGCTCGAGTACCCCGTGCCGAAGTCGTCGATGGCGACCAGGACGCCGGTGGCGCGCAGCTGCGCCAGGCGGGCCGAGACGGCTTCCAGGTCGCCGACCAGGACGCTCTCGGTGACCTCCAGCGTCAGCTGGTGCGGGCGCAGACCGCTGTCGCGCAACGCGTCCTTGACGACGGTGAGGATCTCGTCGGTGCCGAGCTGGACGGCCGACAGGTTCACCGCGACCCCGACCGGGTGGCCGCGCTCGGCCGTCCACGTGGCCGCCTGCGCCGTGGCGGTGCGCAGCACCCAGGCCCCGATCGCGAGGATCTCGCCGCTGGCCTCGGCCAGCGGCACGAACTCCAGCGGGGAGACCATGCCCCGCTCGGGGTGGCGCCAGCGCAGCAGCGCCTCGTAGCTCTTGGCGCGGGAGTCGGTCTCGTGCTTCCGGAAGTCGATCGTGGCCTGGTAGAAGACCTCGAACTGCCCCCGGGCCAGCGCGTCCGCGAGGTCGTCGCGCAGCGAGGCCTTGTCCTGGGCCTCCTTGGACATGCCTTCGGCGTACGCCACGAGCCGGTTCTTGCCGCCGGCCTTGGCCCAGTACATCGCCAGGTCGGCGTTGCGCAGGAGCTCGTCGGCGCCCTCGAGCTCGCTGAGGCGGCCGCACATCGTCGTGGTGTCGGCGGTGCCGAGGCTGGCGTGGACGTGGACCGGCTGGCCCTCGACGTCGACGGGCAGGCTCAGGGCCGCCAGGAACCGTTCCCCGACGCGCCGCGCGGGGGCCTCGCCGCCGTGGACGACGACGGCGAACTCGTCCCCGCCGAGCCGGGCGACGAGGTCACCGCCGCGCACGCTGGAGCGCAGCCGCTGCGCGACCGCCAGCAGGAGCTGGTCACCGGCGGCGTGACCGCGCGAGTCGTTGACGTTCTTGAAGTCGTCGAGATCGACGAACAGGACCGCGACCTCCTCGCGGCGCGAGAGCACCCGCGCCAGGAACTCCTTCAGGAGCGTCCGGTTCGCCAGTCCCGTCAGCGGGTCGCGCAGTCCCTGCTGCTCGTTGAGCCGCCAGGAGGCCAGGTGCGTGACGCTCGCGGCCAGCACGAACGCGGCGTGCACGAGCATCCACCGCCACGGGTGGGCCATGGCGGCGTGGTGGCTGAAGACGTACTTCGGCGCCAGGGTGCCCAGGAGCCCGTGGTGGACCACGACGATGCTCAGGCCGATCCCGAAGGGCACCCAGTCCTGGTAGAGGGCGACGAGGCCGATCATCACGAAGAAGTGGAAGTGCGCCTCGGTCTGGCCGTGCCAGAAGTCGACGAGGACCGTCGAGGCCAGGAACAGGCTCATCGAGGCCCCGGCCGAACGCACCTTGCGCGAGTAGGTCCGCGGCCACGCCAGGGCCAGCGGGGCGGCGACCAGGGCCCCGCCGGCCAGGCACCTGAGCGCCCCGTGGTCGGCGAACGCGCCGAAGATGACCAGGCCCACGGCCTGCAGCGCCGCGACGCGGACGATCGCGACGTGCCGGCGGTGCCACACCTCGTCCGGCAGCATCCGGCCGGTGGGCAGGAGCGACAGGACGGTCGCGCAGCGGCGGCGCACGGCGGCGCGGACGGAGCTCACGGTGGTGCTTCGGCACCCGCGCGCCCGTACCGGACCCCGCTCACCCGCCCGGCGCAGCACGGGGTGCGGCTCAGCCGCCGACGAGGACGGTGACGGTGTGGATCAGCAACCCCACGAGCCCGCCGACGACCGTCCCGTTGATCCGGATGAACTGCAGGTCGCGCCCGACGTGCAGCTCGATGCGCTGCGCCGCGTCCTGCCCGTCCCAGCGCGCGACGGTGTCGGAGATGACGGTCGCCAGCTCCGGGGCGAAGCGGCGCACGACGTGCCCCGCCGCGTCGGTCAGGTGCCCCTCGACCCGCAGCGCGAACGCCTCGTCGGCCACGAGCCGGTGCCCGACGTCGACCAGGGCCTCCTCGCTGCGCACCCGCAGCGAGGAGGCGGGGTCCTGCAGCGCGTCCAGGAGGAAACCCCGCACGCTGGACCACAGACCGGCGACGGTGTCGGCCAGGCCCGGCGAGCTCAGCAGCCGGTGCTGGAACTCGTCGGCCTTGGCGCGGGTCTCGGGGTCGTGCTGCAGGGCGTCGGCGTAGCGGGCCAGCAGGTCGTCGATGGCCTTGCGGCCGGCGTGCCCGCGGTCGGCGACGACGTCGTCCACCCACGTCTGGGCCTCGGTGTAGACGCGCCTGCCCAGGCGGTCGTTGAGCCAGTCCGGCGCCCACAGCGGCGCCCGGTCGGTGACCATGCGCCGCACGAGGTCCTCGTTGCGGCGCAGCCACGTCTGGACCTCGATGAGCGTGAGGTCGACCACGGGGTGGTGGGTGCCGTCACGGACGACCTCCTCCAGCAGCCGTCCCGCGGTGGGGCTCCACGACTGCGCCCCGAGCCGGCGGACGAGGACCTGGTCGATGACCTGGGTGACCTCCTCGTCGCGCAGGATCCCCAGGGCGCCGGTCAGGATCGTCGCGGCCTCCTCCACGACGCGCTGGGAGCCGCCCCGCTCCACGAGCCAGGACCCCACCCGGCGCGGGATGCCGGCGCGCACCACCTTGTCCCGCACGACGTCCTCGGCGAGGAAGTTCTCGGCCACGAACTGCTCGAGGCTCTTGCCGAGCGCGTCCTTGCGGCGGGGGATGAGCGCGGTGTGCGGGATGGGCAGCCGCAACGGGTGCCGGAAGATCGCGGTGACGGCGAACCAGTCGGCCACCGCGCCGACCATCGCTGCCTCGGCCGCGGAGTTCACGAAACCCCACCCGCCGTCGCGCCCGATCGTCAGCGCGTAGACCACCGCGGCCAGGGCCAGCAGCCCGGTGGCCAGCAGCCGCATGCGGCGCAGGCCCCGGCGCCGCTCGTCGTCGGAGACCCCCCCGACCGTCGGGGCGGTGACGGCGGGCGGTCGGGGGGTGCTGCTCACCGGGTCATCCTCGCTCACACCCCGGCCGGGGCCACCACCTGCGTCCACGCGGAGCGCAGGACCGTCGCCAGCGGGCCCTCCTGCCCGGCCCCGCCGACGGGCGGCAGGCCGACCCCCTCGCAGGTGACGTCCCCGTCGGGGACGGCCCCCGTCGTCAGGAAGTCCCCGACCACGTCGTCCACGCACGCGTTGCCGCCGAGCCCGTACAGGCCGTGGTCGCCCTCGTCCTCGACCGTGACCAGCACCGACGACCCCAGCGCCGCGTGGGTCTTCACGGCGCCCTCGTAGGCCGTCGCCGGGTCGTGGCGCGACTGCACGATGAGCAGCGGCGGCAGGTCGTGGCCGTCGACCGTGGGCAGGTCGACGGGGGCGCGGTCCCACGCGGCGCAGACCTGGGCGCTCTTGCTGTAGCCCACGAGCGGGTACCTCGCACCCTGCTCGGTCCCGTAGGCGTCCCAGAACGCCTGGTCGGTCGTCCACGGGCTGTCGTTGCAGGTGGTCGCCGCGAAGGTCGCGGCCGTGGTCCGGCCCGCCCCGGGCGGACCGGTGAGCCGTTCGACGAGCTCGACGAGGAGCCGCTGCAGCGTCGCGGGGACCGGCAGGTCGGCCGGGCCGCGCAGGGCCAGCACGGTCTGCAGCCCGCCGAGGGTCTGCGCGAGCGTGGGGAACTGCGCCTTGCCGTACATGGCCTGCACCACGAGGGTGTCCAGCCCGTTGCCGTCGAGGTCCGCGGTGAGCAGCGGCAGCGGCCGGGCGACCAGTTCGGCACGCAGCCGCTCGTACGTCGCCGTGACCTCCTGCGGGGTCGAGCCCAGCCCGTACGTCGCGTTCCCGGTCGCGGCCCACGGCGTGAAGTCGGCGTCGAAGCGGCGCTGGAACGCCATCGGCTGGTAGGAGAACACCTCCTGGTAGCCGGCGGTCGCGTCGACGGTGGAGTCCAGGACGAAGCGCCCGACCCGGGCCGGCAGGTGCGTCGCGTACTGCGTGCCCAGCCAGGTCCCGCCCGAGTACCCGACCCAGTCGATCGTCTCGCGGTCCAGCGCGTCGCGGACCACGTCGACGTCGAAGACGGTCTGGCGGGTGTTGACGACGGGGGCGAGCGGGTCGCCCGCACAGCCCCGCGCCACCGACGCGATCGTGTCCGCCGTGCGGGCCAGGGCCTCGGGGGAGCGGTCGCGCACGTCGGGCAGCGGGTCGGTGGCGCCCGCGCCGCAGGACAGCGTCGAGCTGGCGCCCGTCCCGCGCACGTCCAGGCCGATCACCTCGGTGCCGGCCAGGGCGGGCACCTGCGAGCCGAGCACGGCCAGGGACAACCCCGCCCCGCCCGGACCCCCGGGGTTGGTGACGATCGTGCGCGCCGGGCGGGGGCCGGTGCGCGGTTCGCGGCTGATCGTGACCTGCAACGGGTCACCGGCCTGCGGGGCGTCCCAGTCCCGCGGCACGGCGACCTGCGCGCACTGCAGCCCGGAGGTCAGGCCGGCCAGCACGCCGAGCTGGGCGGTGGTGCACGGCGACCACGCGAGCCGCTGGTCGCGGAAGCGCTCCGGCGTGCGCCGCTCGAAGTCGCGCTGCGCCTGCGCGAGCCGGTCCGGGCGGGCGGCGTCACCGGTGGGGGCCGCCGAGGCCGGTGGGGCGGCGAGCAGGAGCGACCCGCTCAGCGCGAGGACGCCCGCGACACCGGCGACGGCTGGACGGCGGTGGTGCATGGGGACTGCCCCTCCCAGGAGTCTGCTGTGGAAGGACCATCCAGTCGCACCCGCCCGGGTGGCGGCGTCTGACCAGGGGTGCGGTCCGGGTCCTCCCTTCGGAGGACCCGTGCCCCGGTACCGTCACGGGCGTGCCAGGAACTGCCGCCGCCGTCGGGTCGATGCCCGGCGAGGACCCCCGCGAAGCCGCCCGCACCGTCTTCGGCGAGCTCGGCGACCCGCCCCACGTCCCGCACCTGGCCCAGCTGCCCGCCCGCGGCCCCGGCGCCGACCCGCTGGGCCGCACCGCGTCCCTGCTCGTGGACCTGCCCGTCGACCGCCAGCCCGCCGGCTGGCGCTTCGTCGACGCCCCCGGCCGCGACGCCGCCCGCGCCGACGCGTTCCTGCGCGCCGACCTCGACGAGCTCGCCGAGGCCGCCGACGGCTGGAGCGGTCCGCTGGCCCTCGCCGTCGTCGGGCCCTGGTCCCTGCTGGCCGCCGTCGAGCTGAACCGCGGCGAGCGCAGCGTCTCCGACCCCGGCGCCCGCCGCGACGTCGTCGCCTCCCTCGCCGAGGGCCTGACCCGGCACGTCGCCGACGTGCGCCGCCTCGTGCCGGGGGCGCAGGTCGTCGTCCACGTCGAGGAACCCTCGATCGCGGCCGTCCTGGCCGGCCGCCTGCCCACCCAGTCCGGCTACGGGACCCTGCGCGCCGTCGACCGCGCCGAGGTCCGCGACGGCCTGCGCGACGTGCTGGCCGCGGTCCGCTCCGCCGGGGCCGAGCCCGTCGTGCGGCTGAGCCCCGCCGAGGCGCCCTGGGCGCTCGTGCGGGAGGCCGGGGCCGCCGGGATCGCCCTGGACGTGCGCGACCTCGGCCCCGCCGGGTGGGAGTCGGTCGCCGCCGGCGTCGAGGACGGCCAACGGCTGTGGGCCGGGGTCCTGCCGGTGCGCGGCGCTCCGCCGTCCGTGGCCGCGCTCGTCGACGCCGTCCGCCTGCCCTGGCGGCGCGTCGGGCTGCCCGCCACGGCGCTCGCCGACGTCGTGCTGACCCCGGTGTCGGGACTGGCCGACACCGACCCCGCCGCGGTGCGGGGACTGCTGACCCGGCTGCGCGAGGCGGCCGCCGCCCTGGAGGAGGCTTCCGGTGACTGACCTGACGTTCCGGGCGGCGCACGCCGCCGACGTGCCCGCCGTCGTCACCCTCGTGGAGTCCGCCTACCGCGGGGACGCCAGCCGCGC of the Kineococcus rhizosphaerae genome contains:
- a CDS encoding methionine synthase is translated as MPGTAAAVGSMPGEDPREAARTVFGELGDPPHVPHLAQLPARGPGADPLGRTASLLVDLPVDRQPAGWRFVDAPGRDAARADAFLRADLDELAEAADGWSGPLALAVVGPWSLLAAVELNRGERSVSDPGARRDVVASLAEGLTRHVADVRRLVPGAQVVVHVEEPSIAAVLAGRLPTQSGYGTLRAVDRAEVRDGLRDVLAAVRSAGAEPVVRLSPAEAPWALVREAGAAGIALDVRDLGPAGWESVAAGVEDGQRLWAGVLPVRGAPPSVAALVDAVRLPWRRVGLPATALADVVLTPVSGLADTDPAAVRGLLTRLREAAAALEEASGD
- the mnmA gene encoding tRNA 2-thiouridine(34) synthase MnmA is translated as MRVLAAMSGGVDSAVAAARAVDAGHEVVGVHMALNRNPGTLRTGSRGCCTIEDSLDARRAADLLGIPFYVWDLSDDFVEDVVEDFVAEYAAGRTPNPCVRCNERIKFAALLDKGIALGFDAVATGHYARVLTGSDGTAELHRAADAAKDQSYVLAVLDADQVAHAMFPLGDAPTKAQVRAEAERRGLPVAHKPDSHDICFIPDGDTRGFLADKLGEVPGEVVDEDGQVLGTHSGTYGFTVGQRKGLGISRPAPDGRPRYVLSIEPVRRTVTVGPAERLAVAALRAVDPVWNCPAPQGPVEVHVQVRAHGDPVPAVAELRGPELHVQLRTPLTGVAPGQTVAVYSGTRVLGSATIAGTTSAAGAGTSAGTSAGTSVETS
- a CDS encoding DUF445 domain-containing protein, giving the protein MSSTPRPPAVTAPTVGGVSDDERRRGLRRMRLLATGLLALAAVVYALTIGRDGGWGFVNSAAEAAMVGAVADWFAVTAIFRHPLRLPIPHTALIPRRKDALGKSLEQFVAENFLAEDVVRDKVVRAGIPRRVGSWLVERGGSQRVVEEAATILTGALGILRDEEVTQVIDQVLVRRLGAQSWSPTAGRLLEEVVRDGTHHPVVDLTLIEVQTWLRRNEDLVRRMVTDRAPLWAPDWLNDRLGRRVYTEAQTWVDDVVADRGHAGRKAIDDLLARYADALQHDPETRAKADEFQHRLLSSPGLADTVAGLWSSVRGFLLDALQDPASSLRVRSEEALVDVGHRLVADEAFALRVEGHLTDAAGHVVRRFAPELATVISDTVARWDGQDAAQRIELHVGRDLQFIRINGTVVGGLVGLLIHTVTVLVGG
- a CDS encoding putative bifunctional diguanylate cyclase/phosphodiesterase, producing MSSVRAAVRRRCATVLSLLPTGRMLPDEVWHRRHVAIVRVAALQAVGLVIFGAFADHGALRCLAGGALVAAPLALAWPRTYSRKVRSAGASMSLFLASTVLVDFWHGQTEAHFHFFVMIGLVALYQDWVPFGIGLSIVVVHHGLLGTLAPKYVFSHHAAMAHPWRWMLVHAAFVLAASVTHLASWRLNEQQGLRDPLTGLANRTLLKEFLARVLSRREEVAVLFVDLDDFKNVNDSRGHAAGDQLLLAVAQRLRSSVRGGDLVARLGGDEFAVVVHGGEAPARRVGERFLAALSLPVDVEGQPVHVHASLGTADTTTMCGRLSELEGADELLRNADLAMYWAKAGGKNRLVAYAEGMSKEAQDKASLRDDLADALARGQFEVFYQATIDFRKHETDSRAKSYEALLRWRHPERGMVSPLEFVPLAEASGEILAIGAWVLRTATAQAATWTAERGHPVGVAVNLSAVQLGTDEILTVVKDALRDSGLRPHQLTLEVTESVLVGDLEAVSARLAQLRATGVLVAIDDFGTGYSSLSYLRRLPVDTVKIDRSFISDLALGGSATTLVSTIIELARSLGLDVVAEGVETEQQAQVLRDLSCTYAQGFLYARPQPAQEVSTEVPALVPALVPAPAAEVVPAMVAEPSTRVPL
- a CDS encoding alpha/beta hydrolase gives rise to the protein MHHRRPAVAGVAGVLALSGSLLLAAPPASAAPTGDAARPDRLAQAQRDFERRTPERFRDQRLAWSPCTTAQLGVLAGLTSGLQCAQVAVPRDWDAPQAGDPLQVTISREPRTGPRPARTIVTNPGGPGGAGLSLAVLGSQVPALAGTEVIGLDVRGTGASSTLSCGAGATDPLPDVRDRSPEALARTADTIASVARGCAGDPLAPVVNTRQTVFDVDVVRDALDRETIDWVGYSGGTWLGTQYATHLPARVGRFVLDSTVDATAGYQEVFSYQPMAFQRRFDADFTPWAATGNATYGLGSTPQEVTATYERLRAELVARPLPLLTADLDGNGLDTLVVQAMYGKAQFPTLAQTLGGLQTVLALRGPADLPVPATLQRLLVELVERLTGPPGAGRTTAATFAATTCNDSPWTTDQAFWDAYGTEQGARYPLVGYSKSAQVCAAWDRAPVDLPTVDGHDLPPLLIVQSRHDPATAYEGAVKTHAALGSSVLVTVEDEGDHGLYGLGGNACVDDVVGDFLTTGAVPDGDVTCEGVGLPPVGGAGQEGPLATVLRSAWTQVVAPAGV